In Chanos chanos chromosome 14, fChaCha1.1, whole genome shotgun sequence, the sequence CAAATAAAACATCACAGGTTGCATTTAGCGGACATATGAGTGCATATTAACACATATTaacttctctctgtttacagagCTCCTCTGAAGCTCCTCTGTGATAATATGAAATATCAGATTGTCTCCAGGGCTTTCTACGGCTGTACGTACCCACCATCCTCACAAGCGACAGCTGCACAGAAACTCACTCTGATACAGCCAGACACTTACATCTGCCGCAGGAACACTgaaacctgcccccccccccccccccccaatccaaaTTCTGCCCTGTTCATTTCTGATCACCGGTGATTAAATTGAACGCTTGCAGGTGCATTTGATTGGCCGCAGTGTGATCACACCTGACTCCCAGGTGATggggggtgatgggggggggcGGAGTCTGCTGTACCTGGCCCTCAGGGACCAATCAGTTCAGCTGCCCTGTGTTACACAATGAACTATGGGCACCTGCTTCATATCAGGTGTCCCTCAAACTGAGACTGAAATACAATAATTACATGTGTAGTAACGACAGTGTATAGTTGAACAGCACTCCCATGTTGAATGTCAtgagaaatatttaatattaaactACGTCAACTGTACACGTAGTCACACTAGTGAGATCTCAcgtgttattttatttaatgtccTTTTTAgtttaaatgctttaaaaaaatctgGGCAAGCTTCAAAGCCGTAAATGACTTTTAATAACCTGTACGTTAACATTTGTAAACTCGTGTGTCTGTCCCATGGATGTTCAGGGCTGGCGTACTGCCGTCACCTGTCCACAGTTCGCACGCACCTCTCTGCTCTGGTCAACCACACGATCGTGGATCCGTACGCACCCTGCGATGCATATGGAGGTCTTACCTCTGAAGTGTGGAATACCTTCCTCCGGGACTGTGGTGTAAGCAACTCAgtttctgcatctctctctctcacacacacgcacacacacacagtctgttctgTACAACGTCACATCCatattcatttctctctaatTGCATCTCTTTGATTCTTAGTCACACAAACAATATGCAAGCATGACTAATGCTGTgcctgtgggagagagaaggagagagagagagagagagagagagagagagggggggggcaaacaaagagcatgagagagagagagtcagagagggagagagaaagagagaaatcttcAGTTGAAGATGAGACATTTCCTAATCCATATCAAACTCCGTCAAACAACCCGTTCTGTTCAGTCCCAGCTCTGATAATAAACTTTTGTTgtcgatgaaaaaaaaaaaaaaaaggcacttaTTCAACTTATTCCAAGAGCTCTGAATTATTcatgtaattatttattcagTAATTATTCATGTACTCTGTTGAATAGCACTGGGGTGAACTATGATTGATAGCTTAATGTAAAGTGCATCGGCATTGGGCTTATTATTACTGAATTGATTTCTGCCGCGCGCAGCATTGGAAAAGCTGTGTCAAGCCGTGCAGCAAGGGAAAtgtcgtgggggggggggtagatttAGAGAAAGAGCTGGAAGGTTCTTTCAGctcaccacagagagaaaaaaaaagatacttttttttgagagagaatcATTACATAGGAACACAGAGTACTTGCTCTTCCGGCACAGTTTTCCCCGGCTGTGTTCCTGTATTTTTCACATCCTGGCCTTCGGAACTAACTGTACAGAACATTTTTACATAGCTGTGGACTAAGTCTCCTCATTTAACTAATGAAGTCTGTGCCGATAAGGATTCGCGGGTATATCAGGTTTGTTAGTGACTGGTTAGAGCAAAGAGTGTCTGTCCATTGTTGGGATTCGAAAATGTCTGATCTGTGCCATGCTGACCAGTGTTGCCATGTCTGCGTGGCTTTCATTCATATCTGAGTCGTAGACCTTAATGAAACGCCTGAAGAGTGCTAAGGCCCTTGAGCAGGAAACACAGGACTTCCTTTactaaagccttttttttttgtttatacaGTTTATCTTTCGTTTCGGCTAGTACAACACTGGTAACATGGTCAGTGGCTTGCCAAGGTGTTTTTAAAGCCATCAGTCTAATTATTGGACTGCGCACGTGGAAATAGTCCAAACACGTGTTAACAGtggcaaacagctttttttttttttttttttttttgtcatttccgTTCTTCAGAGTCTCTAAGGCCCCACAATGTTTTCAAAGTGTTAGTCATAGCCTGTGCTCGTGTGTCAATCCCTTCTCTTTGTagtatgtgtttgcatttgcacgtgtgtgtgtgtttactctgtttCCCCGAGGCTGTATTTGCTTTTCTAAACGGTTTGACTGTTTGTGACTCTTGCTCCGCCCTCAGGCTTACAAGGAGCAGGAGTTGCTGAGGTTGGTGTACTTCGGCGGTGTCGAGCCCTCTCTTCGTAAGGAAGTCTGGCCCTTCCTACTGGGCCATTACCAGTTTGGAATGACTGAGGACGCACGCAAGGAGGTTTGTCCTTAACGAGTTACCGCAAGCATTCTGAATTCACTGTTatgtttcaatttaaaaaaaaaaaaactgcaaacacTGCTTTTTATATTACTACCTTTCGCAAATGTTGCTATTAAGATTTAATGGCTGAATTTCGTTGGGTTTAATCACTTGTGTTTATctgaatacatttcttttttagatTGATGGATAGATCAGTGCTTTATTGATCCAAGAGTCCCTTTTGTACTTACATACACctttttttcaataaatgtaatataatttcCATGTTATGTATCTCCACgttaatgtctttgttttactatgaattttacattttttctttgatttttaaacCCTTGtttatatatgcgtgtgtgtgtgtgtgtgtgtgtgtgtgtgtgagtacatatatatatgtgtgtgtgtgtgtgtgtgtgtgcgcgtgttctGACCTCTGATCGATGCCTCAGtgcgacctctgacctctggcGTGCAGGTGGACGAGCAGGTGCGCGCGTGCTATGAGCAGACTATGAGCGAGTGGCTGGGGTGTGAGGCCATcgtgcgacagagagagaaagagcagcacGCCGCGGCGCTGGCCAAGTGCTCGTCGGGCGTCAGCATGGACAGTACCATCCAGCGGATGATGCATCGAGACTCGACCATCAGCAATGAGGTGAGCGGGCAGGGAGGGGCTGTGCACGGCGGTGTGGCTCGACCGCACTGACCGTGTCCGAACGTTTAAGCTGTGTCCAGACGCATTAGCTTTCGCTTCCTTGTCTTGTatagacaagacaagacaagacaagacaaattCGCTTCCTTGTCTTGTATAGACAAGACGCTTTGCGTCCTTTTCTGGTCTATTTGCAAACTTGATCATATGAGAGACATGGACATGGACAGGTGAAAGCAGTAGGGTAAAGATTCCTTTAGCCTGTAGATCAGTttaaaactgataaaacagtTTGCGTCGCTGCAACCTTTTGGCCCAATGTCTAAGTTGAATTTattcaaaggaagaaaaaaaaaaaaaccctgtgaaCTAAATTTCCCTCATCATGTCAAATTGATTGACCTTACTTGAAGGCACACGGTTTCAAAATAATTTAACAGAGAGGTGGACTGAACCTGATTGGATACATAAGAAACACTCTACTGATCCCTTTAGGCCAAACACAGCATTGCTTTGAGTTCTAAAGGCTGATTCTGCTAAACCTCACAAAACAGTCAACGCTACTTAACCTGACAACTATCAAAAACTTTCTTATTATCAAAGAGAGAGCCAGCTTCCATAGACAAACTCTTCTGCCACTATACTGGTGAGGTGACTTTCAGTGATGTAGTTCTATCACTAACCTTTATCTCACCAGGCAGCTCACTCGAGAACAAATTTCTTATTTTCAGTGATAGCCTGATAACAGCCTAAAGGCTTTGTCAGTGGATgctgacagacagggagagataatAACTggagcaaacagacacacagcacagaagtCGAAGATAACAGGATAACGACAGCAAATAGCAGCCAGATAGGCAAATCACGCCCTTAAATCAAATGCCAAGCAGCAGAGTAAACTGCAGTACGAAACCGCAGGGATGAGAGGTTTAGACTGTTCACTTTCTCCAAATGTCTTTCATACAAAGCCACAGACGGTTACGGTAAATGTCTGATTCTTCTGTACTTCTCCCCTCCCCCCGGGGTGCattacctctttctctctctctctctctgtctctctctctctctctctctctctctctctctcgtaccaGTCGTCTCAGAGTGGCAGCTCAGGCAGACAGAGTCACGCTCGTCTGCGGAGTGACTCCAGCAGCAGTACACAGGTGAGCCGACCCAACAcgctttttttaaacaagggATGACACGCAACCAAAATATATACCTTTTACTCAGATGGACTCCAACACTCTACTTCAAAcagaacaagaaacaaaaccTCAAAAATAGCATTATGTACACGAACTTGTGTATACCTTAGTACTTTTTCACAGATAAATCCCAACACGGCTATTTAAAATAGCTCCTTGTACTGCCTTAAATTTATaacatacatgcaaacagaaCTTGAGAGTGAATGTGATTTTCGGTTCTTGTGTGTAAAGTACAGTTATGATTCTCAAGTTAATGCGCAGCTAATTTCTTACTCTGACAATGAGAAATACTGTTAACTTGTTCAACCGTACTATTAACTTGTTCAGCCATTCATCTGTTGTGTAGCACTAATTTAGGATGCTGGTAATTGCTGTCGCTGACTAACTGAGCTCTTTCTTAAATCGATGTTCCTCACCCCATATTCTCTCCTGCTAGTTCTTCACTGCCCTCCATCCCTTCCCCTGGAGTAGCCTGCTTCCCTTTGGCTTATCTTTTCAGGTGTTCGAGTCTGTCGAGGAGGTGGACCAGATCGAGACGGAGCCCAAGGTTGACGAGGTCAAACAAGTCCCCAAAATCCCCAACGGCGCCGTCCAGAACGGCACCAGCTCGCCGGACTCCGGCCACCCTTCCTCCAGAAACTTCTCGGTCACCTCCGGCTTCTCTGACCACTCTCTGAGTACTGAGGATGGCACTGCGCAGGAACCCAGCCTCAAAACATCTGCCCAAGCTCAACAGCCACCTGCGCATCCACCAAGCCCAAACAAGGCCAGCCAACCAGAGGAAGGAGAACTTCCAGGCAGGaagtcagagggagaggagaagaccaGCAAGATAGACGTGTCTGAAAACgtagagaaaatgaaagaagtaGATAAtctgcaaatggaaaaaaatgatggtGATGAAGTGTCAGAAATGGAAACATGTCTAGTTACAGAAATGGATGAAAGGAGTGACGGAAAGACTGAGATAGAACAAAGCAAGGATGTTGCAGAAGTTGGGGCTTCTGAAACAGACAAGGATACGCCTGGAGAGTCAAAGGAAACTCCTGACAGCTGCGATGCCCTTAAAGTTGTTTCAGAGATGAGCAGCGTccaagagaaagcagagaatTTCGAGAAGTCAGAAGCTGTGGGAACATCAAAGGCTGAAGAGACTGAAAAGGTTACAGAGGATGTTACATCAACAAAAGAGGCGACCGTTGAAACCAAGGGAGATGAGCTCTCAAAAACAGAGGCAACATCAGAAAGTGGTGATGAAAAGCCCACAAAATCAGAGAGCGATGACATGCCTCATACAGAGACTGCTAAAACAAATGAGGACGAGACAATGATGGATGGAAACAGTGCCAcactgaaaagagaggagagtgccgaaaaagagaaggatgatACAGCACGAAGTGAAGGAGTAGAGGGCACATTGGAGGAGACAGCAGATGTGATATCATCCGAAACAGTGGCTCCCCCTTTCGAGCAGGATGAATCACAGAAGATGAAGGAGCTGAAAGCATCAGCAGAGGATAAGATTACAAAAACCGAGGACTTGGAAggtacaaaattaaaaacaggagAAGCAGCACTAATAACTGAAGACAATGTTGACGCTGAAGAGATTAAGGCTTCAGAAGTAAAGAATGTCGAGGAGGAAGGCAAAGAAATAACATTACGACCTACGACAGTAGACCAAGATGAATCGTTGAAAACACAGTCCGTCTTAGAAACAGCTGAGGTTTCGCTCATAGAACTGGAGTCTCCAAAAACAACGAGCAGAGAAGCAGAGGCCAGTGATAGTGAGGTATCAGTGGTAGTGGAGAGGTCTCTTCAGAGAGAGCCACAACATGCCCCTGTAGCTGAGGAGATTCTGGTTCCTGCAGTTCAGGAAGTCTTCAGCACCAGAGAGATGGGAGCGGGGACAGCAGCAGTCACCACAGAGTCAGACGAGTCTCCTTCTGCTATCGAGATGGAGGACATCCCCATGGCCAAAGTGTCCATAGCCTGGGACAGAAAGGTTCCATCTGACGGGGCAGGAATCAGAGGGGAACCTGTTCCCATGCTGGACCTGCGGTCAGAAGAAGAAGGCGGTAAACTCAGTCCAGAGGGCACGGAGTCCATCTTGTCGGAGGAGCCAGAGATGGAGAGCTTCTATCCCCAGTTTGACTCACTGGCTGTTGGCAGCGAGATGAAGAACGACGCCACCTCTCCCGTTTCCTCCATTGGAACCACTTACTCTGTAAGCTTGCCTCTTCAGCATATGTGTGACACGTAGTTTGTGACAGTCTTGTAGGCTAGCCTTGCTAAGTAGGGAATCTGGTTCAAGTCCATCAAGTGCAGAATACTTCAGTGAAGTTGATTTAACTCAGGTGACACTCCAGCACTGAGACGAGAGAAGCTTGGAGGAATACATTTCCTGTTATAGCTTTCCACAGGGGAGCAGCATACACTCTTCACGAGTTCAGCATTAATATGTTATCAATAGGTAATATCAAGTGTTGGGCATGAGAGTTTCTGAATGATGTGAACTGTTTGCAGCAAGAACTTTTGGACATGTACACCATCAACCTGCATCGCATTGAGAAAGACGTCCAACGCTGTGACAGGAACT encodes:
- the sgsm1a gene encoding small G protein signaling modulator 1, translating into MATAMAEAETRQRLVRNVKKEVKQIMEEAVTRKFVHEDSSHIVSFCAAVEACVLHGLKRRAAGFLRSNKIAALFTKVGKNFPPAEELCRKAQELEQIIESRRSQTLPYNESSRKLPKMPSLSPQAAKHLWIRTALIEKVLDKIVLYLVENSSNFYEKEAVLMDPVDGPILASLLVGPCALEYTKMKTADHFWTDPSADELVQRHRIHSGHCRQDSPTKRPALCIQKRHSSSSMDERPSPSPSARDYVESLHQNSRATLLFGKNNVLVQPKDDMEAIPGYLSLHQTADVMTLKWTPNQLMNGSVADLEYERSVYWDYAMTIRLEEIVYLHCHQQVDSGGTVVLVSQDGIQRPPLRFPRGGHLLQFLSCLENGLLPHGQLDPPLWSQRGKGKVFPKLRKRGPSCDSISDKEEDEATDYVFRILFPNSQSEFVAPELIDQGANMWHPSARKSSCSSCSQSSFSEGGPANGCNHERAPLKLLCDNMKYQIVSRAFYGWLAYCRHLSTVRTHLSALVNHTIVDPYAPCDAYGGLTSEVWNTFLRDCGAYKEQELLRLVYFGGVEPSLRKEVWPFLLGHYQFGMTEDARKEVDEQVRACYEQTMSEWLGCEAIVRQREKEQHAAALAKCSSGVSMDSTIQRMMHRDSTISNESSQSGSSGRQSHARLRSDSSSSTQVFESVEEVDQIETEPKVDEVKQVPKIPNGAVQNGTSSPDSGHPSSRNFSVTSGFSDHSLSTEDGTAQEPSLKTSAQAQQPPAHPPSPNKASQPEEGELPGRKSEGEEKTSKIDVSENVEKMKEVDNLQMEKNDGDEVSEMETCLVTEMDERSDGKTEIEQSKDVAEVGASETDKDTPGESKETPDSCDALKVVSEMSSVQEKAENFEKSEAVGTSKAEETEKVTEDVTSTKEATVETKGDELSKTEATSESGDEKPTKSESDDMPHTETAKTNEDETMMDGNSATLKREESAEKEKDDTARSEGVEGTLEETADVISSETVAPPFEQDESQKMKELKASAEDKITKTEDLEGTKLKTGEAALITEDNVDAEEIKASEVKNVEEEGKEITLRPTTVDQDESLKTQSVLETAEVSLIELESPKTTSREAEASDSEVSVVVERSLQREPQHAPVAEEILVPAVQEVFSTREMGAGTAAVTTESDESPSAIEMEDIPMAKVSIAWDRKVPSDGAGIRGEPVPMLDLRSEEEGGKLSPEGTESILSEEPEMESFYPQFDSLAVGSEMKNDATSPVSSIGTTYSQELLDMYTINLHRIEKDVQRCDRNYWYFTPANLEKLRNIMCSYIWQHLEIGYVQGMCDLLAPLLVILDDEAMAFSCFTELMKRMNQNFPHGGAMDTHFANMRSLIQILDSELFELMHQNGDYTHFYFCYRWFLLDFKRELVYDDVFSVWETIWAAKYVSSSHFVLFIALALVEIYRDIILENNMDFTDIIKFFNEMAEHHNIKQILTLARDLVCKVQTLIENK